Below is a genomic region from Raphanus sativus cultivar WK10039 chromosome 4, ASM80110v3, whole genome shotgun sequence.
CGAGGAAGAGCTGCCGGGTCTTTAATCCGGATCCTGAGTCATCCACCGTTTACAACAACAGCGAGACGGAGACCGAACCCGAGTCAGTGGACCCGGTTCGTAAACGGGGCATGGGAGAGGTTTCTAAGAAGAAGAGGACGAAGAAGACGAGGAGTAAGAAGAGAGTGTTCGAGAACTCGTCCGAGTCGGGAAAGAAGCAGAAGAGGAGTATAAGCAACTCCGACGACTCGCCGGAGCCGGCGAGCTCTGTCTCCGACGGTTCTCCGGAACAGGATTTAGCCATGTGTTTGATGATGCTGTCGAGAGATTCAAGGGAGATTAAACCCATTGTCGCAGCGGAAGAGATGAAGCCGGAAAAGAGACATGTCCCGGAGCTCCGCCGCTGTATGATAGATCTGAATCTTCCTCCGCCGCAAGAAACCGATGTTGTCTCGGCCATATAAAACAGGGGAGGAGGTTTGCAGAGATGATCAAAAATCAAAGCATCTTGTTGATTTGGCTTTTCTTCAAGATCATTATTCTTTAAAAACTAGAAACCATTTTATTGGTTTTGGAATCTCTTTAGATGGTCTTTATCAGAACAATGTACTTTTGATGTAAGACATAAGAAGCAAACCCCAAGAAACAAGCTGTGTTTCTAGATTTCTTCTGCAGTTCTTAGTGTCATGGATGATATAATATATGGTTGGATCTATGTTACATTGTTTTGATATTTGGATTTCTTGAGATGATTCCTTTGCATGATCTTTGAATCTTAGATCTTTATGTAacgtgttttaaaaaaaaaaactatttaattcAAACTGCGTATTTTTATGACACAAGTGTGATGCTAGGCTGCTAGCCTTAATAATAATGTAAACTTTATTCTTTGTCACGTatatcatcatctctttgtTGGAACATCTAGTACAGTGTGGTAGatactcaaaacatcaaaatatcaATCAGATCGTAGACATTCAAATATCTCGATAAGTGAGATATCTAAACCCAAAAAACACTTGAGATATTTCACACAAAATTCAGTGAATAGTTATTTCATCTCCGAATCAGAGGagtataatataaatttctGATAAATTGGGTCTACAATTCACCTTTAATAACAACAATAATGTAGTTTACTTATTCTGTTTGGTTCTTTATTTCCTAATTTTATTTGTGGTCATGTGAATTTAGTATGTGTAGCCAGCTGCATCTGTAACTCTCTGTAGTAGTTATTTTATACCCACCAATACAGACATATTCAAAACCATTTATGTTCTTGTTTtcttgacaaaagaaaaagcaCAACTCCTTTTTTTATGGGCATCATTTAGTAACTTCCTTATTTTACAGAAACATCCATGATACCATCTTTAAAAATCACGTTTCTGCATGTTTACCCTTACCTGACTTTCAGAGTTAAATAAACATTTATCAACTGACGGATCCACACCGTAATAAAGATGAAGAGTTTCGTGAGTATTTAAGTTTAACTTGAGTGtaattttaaaagagaaaaataagagGGAATGAGAATTCATAATGCCTGTCTGAAGCTGTGAGATTAAGGGTATTCGCGTAAATCGTTCCTTGGTCTTATCAGGGCATGTGATTGTGGTATACCGTATATACTTTTGCCCTTTATGCTGTGGGCCCAATGGATCGATCATACAATATATGAACCCAACTTCCTTGTTActttattttccattttcatTTAGAGCTACTAGATTAACAAAAGGATCatcttcacaaaaaaaaaatttggaaaaaaaaatattcagaatcataaatatttgccaatgttttgaaaaaaatatgtgtTACACATTAGAGCCCACTAGGCGTGCGTGACATCTGCAGAAGATCAGTGCATTCGCCGCAAAACGAAACAGTGTCTGGTGAATCTGGACAAAACTTAGTGGGCTTTTTTGAGTCTCATTTTAAA
It encodes:
- the LOC108851867 gene encoding zinc finger protein ZAT9, with the translated sequence MQKHKCKLCSKSFCNGRALGGHMKSHLVSSHTPTRKKLLGDSVYSSSSSSDGKTQAYGLRENPRKSCRVFNPDPESSTVYNNSETETEPESVDPVRKRGMGEVSKKKRTKKTRSKKRVFENSSESGKKQKRSISNSDDSPEPASSVSDGSPEQDLAMCLMMLSRDSREIKPIVAAEEMKPEKRHVPELRRCMIDLNLPPPQETDVVSAI